In Ostrea edulis chromosome 4, xbOstEdul1.1, whole genome shotgun sequence, a single window of DNA contains:
- the LOC125672012 gene encoding uncharacterized protein LOC125672012: MSTHGPKRHSSFAGRTGVTGQGLRNTTNNSVKSRLHRFSTKTGTPSTEQRGKVGKNYDKDLEDKFRLMLRGKLDELPNLPRTIVRIFISSTFSDMRAERNILSREVFPKLKQFCLSKDLDFQVVDMRWGVTEDSQNDHSVEKICLQEVENCQQMSLGPNFVAIIGNRYGFRPIPTEIAEKDFKLLKSFVTEDVDAKLLDTWYKLDENCQPHQYVLQPISSQFSFFADFSPGCDGHRAKHAKEWNRTLSDLQRILRHAAQLAYHSKKFTEAQLHEYFYSVTEIEMRKGILSVDDPASQSAVFSRDITGFSDFDDAQTMRFIDTARKNGKNDVNSEVQRLQRDLTEKLTSKTKSRHTHKHTVIWQPQGINPEIYQEHALYLNEFCEEFYNDCIKMIDLALEKRRSQIRKREFRSKFPDVLHHLHFCRTKCRTFCGQDIVLRRMKEYILDVSMNKPLVVHAPSGNGKTSVLAMVMKNLRGWLTDENYIGIIRFLGTSGLSLNVYDVLVSLVRQLSDVSGIGMEPIGYKKMKNLLEYLPRFIRRVANSLKRPVIILLDSIDQLSGEHGAYNMKWLPLSLPQNVKIIVSTLPKEHGILENIKALLPDSNCYLEINDMPLDTGKEITENYLSMKNRSLTSIQEKVLMNAFSKCPSPLFLKLSIDEAMKWKSYTEEHNLVLQETVEGAINKLFENIEVKFGNVIASHALGYITIARDGISENELEDVLSCDDEALDDVYRYHNPPVDGIVRIPPVLVARIKYDIKEYIVERLSYDKYTMNWYHRQFTKVARARYTSGAQGELLHKNLVEIFMCETGVKRDIVLSRRKLTIPNADRQVTLQPISERNGRMLFCLPYHMINARKSLSLRQAKDKCLCNFNFIRFKIAAFSTDTFVNELNEFLLFQEDEELKALRDFLASSKKGLIYPNKLAVNLLEYVFVDSKDVSLQNLLNQAADFLRKQINTTLIPVYPGLAPRLGVSAAIINSYVDVDSIVSYGQEVVLVKDSSKTDEDDTVSPYKVYYESSQELIEVDVPYILEEEHQPIVDGNGHFVIFTSQDSVILTDLIENIKIQKQFQNLDNGVSSKRKIICKRVSTDTKHLVMLFDDGDIILLKINNLEVMNRWTLHGNVADVVDIVCTEHFTVLVISSDKDNNRCGVLQEYTKGTCVPNQYCFDFQLSSNCYGLSKGDCIFSVLDFKDEIWKMVRVNLHSKKIQAPIKLQDRFQRISCSNSTPLVCAWSDDNKVVVLDVEKGTPIFKITVSNRVTCAKISGREFTLLLGDNDGNIALYDARNGTLCTSVKADDCGIQQLIILDDVFISRSRNKMLVWSTKSLLEKLLKVADEGCFSSSQRLLDQQSITNISLPYGSHEFVTADKNGMLKVWKLRDGGFIKEFPINMVAKKILMCGNEICCVLGENKELKVFHLQKSEILEFGLPKDVYDVTVGKDLTTLYTLGMNGNFLHITIIDLKQKTIRKSFPIQSIVKFENLDICLSQSERYICLRLKVVPEEYENIKTLCEERSYLPQVHPHKFMAVDLQQATGGLMPCVRNFSPIPHLGEDICPHIGNSMIINNRHWVTFWDIPTGKCRRRAKDKEQSSTRRQWFENFKEFKGCSKALAQSKDGRIMALGMLSGYVFLFDVVTAYPVGEKLPITKHAAPVLKVVFSPDSRWLASACQHNKIKMWDTSNSSEVFSTSVDGNVLEMKFSSDSVHLLILSGRQFSRILIYRVHTDESGSLISGVKN, from the exons ATGTCTACCCATGGACCAAAGCGGCATTCATCTTTCGCGGGGAGGACGGGTGTCACTGGCCAG GGTTTGAGGAATACCACCAATAATTCAGTGAAATCGCGATTACATAG GTTTTCCACGAAAACAGGAACGCCCAGCACTGAGCAGAGAG GCAAAGTAGGGAAGAATTATGATAAAGATTTGGAAGATAAATTTCGTTTGATGCTGCGGGGAAAGTTGGACGAACTTCCGAACCTTCCGAGAACCATAGTCCGAATCTTCATCAGCTCTACATTCTCag ACATGAGGGCAGAAAGAAATATCTTATCTCGAGAGGTTTTCCCAAAGCTGAAACAGTTTTGCTTGTCCAAGGATCTAGATTTTCAGGTGGTGGATATGAGGTGGGGTGTAACAGAGGATTCCCAGAATGACCACAGTGTGGAAAAAATCTGTCTACAGGAAGTTGAGAACTGCCAACAGATGTCGCTAGGACCCAACTTTGTG GCTATCATTGGTAACAGATACGGATTTCGTCCTATTCCCACGGAAATTGCTGAAAAAGATTTCAAGCTGTTAAAATCGTTTGTAACGGAAGACGTTGATGCTAAACTGCTTGACACGTGGTATAAACTAGATGAAAACTGCCAGCCTCATCAGTATGTTCTACAG CCAATCAGTTCTCAGTTTTCCTTTTTTGCGGATTTTTCTCCTGGGTGTGATGGTCATCGTGCTAAACATGCGAAAGAATGGAACCGCACCCTCTCTGACTTACAAAGAATCTTAAGACATGCAGCACAACTTGCTTACCATTCTAAGAAATTTACGGAAGCTCAACTGCATGAGTACTTTTACTCAG TGACTGAGATAGAAATGCGGAAGGGAATACTATCAGTAGACGATCCAGCATCACAATCAGCTGTGTTCTCTCGTGATATAACTGGATTTTCTGACTTTGACGATGCTCAAACGATGCGTTTTATTGACACGGCTAGAAAAAATGGGAAG AATGATGTCAACTCAGAAGTACAAAGATTACAGCGAGATCTGACGGAAAAGTTAACATCAAAAACAAAAAGCAGACACACACACAAGCACACCGTTATCTGGCAGCCACAAGGAATCAACCCTGAAATATACCAGGAGCATGCACTATACTTAAATGAGTTTTGTGAGGAATTTTACAATGATTGTATCAAGATGATTGACTTAGCACTTGAGAAAAGAAGATCCCAAATTCGGAAAAGAGAATTTCGGAGTAAGTTTCCGGATGTGCTTCATCACCTTCATTTTTGTAGAACAAAATGCAGAACATTCTGTGGGCAAGATATTGTTCTAAGGAGGATGAAAGAATACATCTTGGATGTCAGCATGAACAAACCACTTGTTGTGCACGCTCCATCAGGGAACGGGAAAACCTCGGTTTTGGCGATGGTGATGAAGAACCTACGTGGCTGGTTGACAGACGAGAACTATATTGGAATCATAAGATTTTTGGGAACTTCCGGATTGTCTTTGAACGTCTATGATGTATTGGTAAGTTTGGTTAGACAGCTGTCTGATGTCTCTGGAATTGGGATGGAACCTATTGGTTACAAGAAGATGAAAAACTTACTAGAGTATTTGCCAAGGTTTATAAGAAGGGTTGCAAACAGTTTAAAGAGGCCAGTAATAATCCTTCTTGATTCAATAGATCAGCTTTCTGGGGAGCACGGTGCTtacaatatgaaatggttaccATTGTCATTACCGCAGAATGTCAAAATCATTGTATCGACGCTTCCAAAAGAACATGGAATTTTAGAGAATATAAAAGCCTTGCTGCCAGATTCAAACTGTTACTTAGAAATAAATGACATGCCATTAGACACGGGCAAAGAAATCACAGAGAATTACCTATCTATGAAAAACCGATCACTCACGAGTATCCAAGAAAAAGTATTGATGAATGCTTTTTCGAAATGTCCATCTCCCTTGTTTTTGAAGTTGAGCATTGACGAGGCAATGAAGTGGAaatcctacacagaagagcatAATTTGGTTTTGCAGGAAACAGTTGAGGGTGCTATTAACAAGCTGTTTGAGAATATCGAGGTAAAATTCGGGAACGTCATTGCAAGCCATGCCCTTGGTTACATCACCATAGCAAGAGATGGCATCTCTGAGAATGAGTTGGAGGATGTTTTATCCTGCGATGACGAGGCTTTGGATGACGTGTATCGTTATCACAACCCACCTGTAGACGGCATCGTAAGGATCCCTCCCGTTTTAGTCGCTCGAATAAAGTACGACATTAAAGAGTACATAGTAGAAAGATTGTCGTATGATAAGTACACCATGAACTGGTACCACAGACAGTTTACAAAAGTTGCCAGAGCCAGATACACATCGGGGGCACAAGGGGAACTGCTGCACAAGAATCTCGTTGAAATATTCATGTGTGAGACGGGAGTGAAACGAGATATTGTATTGTCGAGAAGAAAACTTACCATTCCAAATGCAGACAGACAGGTGACGCTACAGCCTATTTCAGAGCGCAATGGAAGAATGCTATTCTGTCTTCCATATCATATGATCAATGCAAGAAAATCTTTATCGTTGCGACAAGCGAAAGATAAATGCTTAtgcaatttcaatttcattcgATTCAAAATAGCAGCGTTTTCAACGGATACGTTcgtaaatgaattgaatgaGTTCCTACTATTTCAAGAGGATGAAGAATTGAAAGCATTAAGAGACTTTTTGGCTTCATCGAAGAAAGGTTTAATATATCCTAACAAATTAGCAGTCAACCTTTTGGAATACGTCTTTGTTGATTCTAAGGACGTTTCTTTGCAAAATTTGCTTAACCAAGCTGCAGATTTTCTAAGAAAGCAAATCAATACCACTTTGATCCCGGTCTATCCAGGACTAGCTCCACGACTAGGAGTCTCTGCGGCAATTATCAATTCCTATGTGGATGTAGATAGTATCGTTTCCTATGGTCAAGAGGTTGTTTTGGTGAAAGATTCCTCGAAGACAGATGAAGATGATACTGTTTCCCCTTATAAGGTGTATTACGAAAGTTCCCAGGAATTAATTGAAGTGGATGTCCCTTATATCCTGGAGGAAGAGCATCAACCAATCGTTGATGGTAATGGTCACTTTGTGATCTTCACTTCACAAGACTCAGTGATTCTCACtgatttgattgaaaatattaaaatccaAAAGCAATTTCAGAATTTGGATAATGGAGTTTCTTCAAAGCGGAAAATTATTTGCAAAAGGGTCAGTACAGATACCAAACATTTGGTTATGTTATTTGATGATGGAGATATTATCCTGTTGAAAATCAACAACCTAGAAGTGATGAATAGATGGACTTTACATGGCAATGTAGCAGATGTTGTAGATATCGTCTGTACAGAACATTTTACGGTGCTTGTAATTAGTTCAGACAAGGATAATAATAGATGCGGTGTGCTTCAGGAATATACCAAGGGAACATGCGTTCCAAACCAATACTGCTTTGATTTTCAGTTAAGCAGTAACTGTTATGGATTATCCAAAGGAGATTGCATCTTCAGTGTTCTGGATTTCAAAGACGAAATCTGGAAGATGGTTCGTGTTAATCTTCACAGTAAGAAAATCCAGGCACCAATTAAACTCCAGGATCGTTTCCAACGCATTTCGTGCTCAAATTCAACACCCTTGGTTTGTGCGTGGTCCGACGATAATAAAGTTGTTGTTCTTGACGTAGAAAAGGGCACACCAATATTCAAGATTACAGTAAGTAATCGAGTTACGTGTGCTAAAATCAGTGGAAGAGAATTCACTTTGCTCTTAGGAGACAATGACGGAAACATTGCTTTGTATGATGCCAGAAATGGCACCCTGTGTACGAGTGTTAAAGCTGATGATTGTGGAATTCAACAATTGATCATTTTGGAtgatgttttcatttctcgCAGCAGAAACAAAATGTTAGTGTGGTCCACTAAGTCTCTCTTAGAGAAACTCCTAAAAGTAGCTGACGAAGGATGTTTTTCATCTTCGCAGCGCTTACTGGATCAACAGTCAATAACTAACATCTCTTTGCCTTATGGTAGTCATGAATTTGTTACCGCAGATAAAAATGGTATGCTGAAAGTTTGGAAACTTCGAGACGGTGGCTTCATAAAAGAATTTCCTATCAATATGGTGGCTAAGAAAATATTGATGTGCGGAAATGAAATATGCTGCGTACTTGGTGAAAATAAAGAACTCAAAGTCTTTCACCTGCAAAAGTCAGAAATCTTGGAATTTGGACTGCCGAAAGATGTCTACGATGTCACAGTTGGTAAAGATTTAACGACATTGTATACACTTGGAATGAATGGAAATTTTCTTCATATAACAATTATTGATTTGAAACAGAAGACCATACGAAAGTCATTTCCTATCCAGTCCATAGTGAAGTTTGAGAATCTGGACATTTGTCTTAGTCAGAGCGAGAGATATATTTGCCTGCGGCTGAAAGTTGTACCTGAGGAGTAcgaaaatatcaaaactttgtGTGAAGAAAGGTCATATTTACCACAAGTTCATCCACACAAATTCATGGCAGTTGATTTACAACAGGCTACCGGAGGACTGATGCCTTGTGTAAGAAATTTCAGTCCTATTCCTCACCTAGGAGAAGACATATGCCCTCACATAGGCAATTCGATGATTATCAACAACAGGCATTGGGTCACCTTTTGGGACATCCCGACAG GAAAATGTCGTAGACGAGCGAAAGATAAAGAACAGTCGTCAACTCGACGTCAGtggtttgaaaattttaaagaattcaaGGGTTGCAGTAAAGCACTAGCTCAGAGCAAAGATGGTCGAATTATGGCTTTAGGGATGCTCAGTGGTTACGTGTTTCTGTTTGACGTTGTAACAGCTTATCCAGTTGGTGAAAAGTTACCTATCACTAAACATGCAGCACCG GTATTGAAAGTTGTATTCTCGCCAGACAGTCGTTGGTTAGCTTCTGCTTGTCAGCATAACAAAATCAAAATGTGGGACACTTCTAACTCCTCAGAGGTCTTCAGCACTTCAGTAGACGGGAATGTGCTGGAAATGAAATTCTCCTCGGATTCCGTGCACCTGCTAATATTATCCGGTAGACAGTTCTCACGCATATTGATATACAGGGTACATACCGACGAAAGTGGCTCACTCATTTCTGGAGTTAAAAACTGA